The proteins below come from a single Nocardia higoensis genomic window:
- a CDS encoding 2'-5' RNA ligase family protein, with amino-acid sequence MRDLLPREERAGPLGYYRLLTFEHAAALHSAARDCQEGLDESLFAITPDDGLHLTLDRITRDGGSTSEQRARIAEVAVHACARQSPFALTIRQLTNMRGTIAIIVEPSNRVTALRDGLRAATSSILPDAAVRNTTSAPHVTIAYPIYEELTTEAAAAAEAADTRLDHVSVSVSEVGMVALERHGHEYRWETIARIPLTGP; translated from the coding sequence GTGCGTGATCTGCTGCCGCGCGAGGAACGAGCCGGCCCACTCGGCTACTACCGGTTACTCACCTTCGAGCACGCGGCCGCACTACACTCAGCCGCACGGGATTGCCAGGAAGGCCTCGACGAAAGCCTTTTTGCAATCACCCCGGACGACGGATTGCACCTCACGCTCGACAGAATCACCCGCGATGGCGGCAGTACTTCGGAGCAACGTGCCCGAATCGCCGAAGTCGCCGTTCATGCTTGCGCACGACAGTCCCCGTTCGCATTGACGATCCGGCAGTTGACCAATATGCGGGGCACGATTGCGATCATCGTCGAACCCAGTAACCGGGTGACCGCACTACGCGACGGCCTCCGCGCGGCGACATCGTCCATACTCCCCGACGCCGCGGTGAGAAACACGACCTCCGCACCACATGTGACCATCGCATACCCGATCTATGAAGAGCTGACCACCGAAGCCGCGGCGGCGGCCGAAGCCGCGGATACTCGACTGGACCATGTGAGTGTGTCGGTCTCGGAAGTCGGCATGGTGGCGCTCGAGCGGCACGGGCACGAGTACCGGTGGGAGACGATCGCCCGCATCCCGCTCACCGGTCCGTGA